From one Wenzhouxiangella sp. XN201 genomic stretch:
- a CDS encoding Fe2+-dependent dioxygenase has product MILSFSDVIRPKEYKQLLELIDREPFVPGRETAGERIAERKNNEQFARDSRQLEAVTNIVLDALKRNTPFCEAFYPRQLHSILVSRYGPGMAYGPHIDSALMGQETAWRSDLSLTLFLSEPDAYDGGELALESGSGEVRIKLPARSLVCYPTSQLHQVREVTRGERLAVVGWIQSFVRDPQAREALYDLARARNDIHASMGGSRAYDLVNKAHTNLLRRWAEN; this is encoded by the coding sequence TTGATCCTGAGTTTTTCCGACGTTATCCGGCCGAAGGAATACAAGCAGCTACTCGAGCTCATCGACCGGGAGCCGTTCGTGCCGGGCCGGGAGACCGCCGGCGAGCGTATTGCCGAGCGCAAGAACAACGAGCAGTTCGCGCGCGACAGCCGCCAGCTCGAGGCCGTTACGAACATCGTGCTCGACGCGCTCAAACGCAACACGCCGTTTTGCGAGGCATTCTATCCGCGCCAACTGCACTCCATACTGGTGTCCCGCTACGGTCCGGGCATGGCCTACGGCCCACATATCGACAGCGCGCTGATGGGCCAGGAGACCGCCTGGCGCAGCGACTTGTCGCTGACGCTTTTTCTCAGTGAGCCCGATGCTTACGACGGGGGCGAACTGGCACTCGAATCCGGCAGCGGCGAGGTTCGGATCAAATTGCCCGCACGCTCGCTGGTTTGCTATCCCACTTCACAGTTGCACCAGGTGCGTGAAGTCACGCGCGGAGAGCGGCTCGCCGTGGTCGGGTGGATCCAGAGCTTCGTGCGCGATCCCCAGGCGCGCGAGGCGCTGTACGATCTCGCCCGAGCTCGTAACGACATCCATGCATCGATGGGCGGCTCCCGGGCCTACGACCTCGTCAACAAGGCGCACACCAACCTCCTGCGACGCTGGGCCGAGAACTGA
- a CDS encoding DUF1801 domain-containing protein translates to MAKLKTQPNDASVNAFLDDVEAEDPQKGADCRMLIKIMQRATGEPPKMWGKSMVGFGSYHYKYESGREGDWFLTGFSPRKRELSLYVMPGFDHFDQLMSHLGKHKTGKSCLYIKQLGDVDLDVLEQLVAESVEHMRQQYS, encoded by the coding sequence ATGGCCAAACTCAAAACGCAACCGAACGACGCCAGCGTCAATGCCTTCCTGGATGACGTTGAAGCGGAGGATCCGCAGAAGGGTGCTGACTGCCGCATGCTGATCAAGATCATGCAGCGCGCCACCGGAGAGCCGCCGAAGATGTGGGGCAAATCGATGGTCGGTTTCGGCAGTTACCACTACAAGTATGAAAGCGGCCGGGAGGGTGACTGGTTCTTGACCGGCTTTTCGCCGCGCAAGCGCGAACTGAGTCTCTACGTCATGCCCGGCTTCGATCACTTCGACCAGCTGATGAGCCATCTGGGAAAACACAAGACCGGGAAATCGTGCCTCTATATCAAACAACTGGGTGATGTTGACCTGGATGTGCTCGAGCAACTCGTTGCCGAATCGGTCGAACATATGCGGCAGCAATACAGCTAG
- a CDS encoding PA4780 family RIO1-like protein kinase, with amino-acid sequence MKIPARLKPLAEDGLIDEVLRPLKSGKEADVFVVRCGAEKRCAKVFKEANVRGFRQAAQYREGRSVRNTRRARAMNKRTRYGQKEQEKEWLNAEADALYRLSAAGVRVPRPHGFVDGVLLMELIVDAEGNVAPRLDGMTLSAEQAREYHGRIIAEIVRMLAAGLIHGDLSEFNVLVDDTGPVIIDLPQAVNAAANNSAAMLLVRDVDRMKHFFGRFSPELLKTEYGKEMWSRYASGNLDADTPLTGHYHPSAHDVNLGELMAIIDAAREEERERQERMQEESSDEPGDY; translated from the coding sequence ATGAAAATTCCCGCCCGCTTGAAACCCCTGGCCGAGGACGGCCTGATTGACGAAGTGCTGCGCCCGCTCAAGAGCGGCAAGGAAGCCGACGTTTTCGTCGTGCGGTGCGGTGCCGAGAAGCGCTGCGCCAAGGTGTTCAAGGAGGCCAATGTGCGCGGCTTCAGGCAGGCCGCGCAGTACCGGGAGGGCCGCAGCGTGCGCAACACGCGGCGCGCCCGGGCGATGAACAAGCGCACCCGCTACGGCCAGAAGGAACAGGAAAAGGAGTGGCTGAACGCCGAGGCCGACGCCCTCTATCGTCTTTCGGCGGCCGGCGTACGCGTGCCGCGCCCGCATGGCTTTGTCGATGGCGTGCTGCTGATGGAGCTGATCGTCGATGCCGAAGGTAATGTGGCACCGCGACTCGACGGCATGACTCTGAGTGCAGAACAGGCGCGTGAATACCACGGCCGGATCATCGCCGAAATCGTTCGAATGCTGGCCGCCGGCCTGATTCACGGCGACCTGTCAGAGTTCAATGTTTTGGTCGATGACACCGGCCCGGTCATTATCGACCTGCCACAAGCCGTCAATGCGGCGGCCAACAACAGTGCGGCGATGTTGCTGGTGCGCGACGTCGATCGAATGAAGCACTTCTTCGGCCGGTTCTCGCCGGAACTGCTCAAAACTGAATACGGAAAGGAAATGTGGTCGCGCTACGCATCGGGCAATCTCGATGCCGACACCCCGTTGACCGGTCACTACCATCCCTCAGCTCATGATGTGAACCTCGGCGAGCTGATGGCTATCATAGACGCCGCCCGGGAAGAAGAGCGAGAGCGACAGGAACGGATGCAGGAAGAGTCCTCAGATGAGCCAGGCGACTACTGA
- a CDS encoding urea carboxylase-associated family protein → MNTDVAPVRIPPCSAQAVELGMGDELVIIDPEGQQVSDVVAFGHPDDAEYLSSGRSLDYAARLWLTAGDILYSNRSRPMLTIMEDTCGRHDFTLTPCSKETFEIIYGESEGRPGCEGNLAAALAPYDISVDRIPIAFNVFMHVSIDTTTGSFRVLPPLSKAGDFVRLRAEMPLVVAISACSAGQSNNFRFKPIDYQIVRNSV, encoded by the coding sequence GTGAACACCGACGTGGCACCGGTTAGAATCCCGCCCTGCTCCGCCCAGGCGGTTGAGCTCGGCATGGGTGATGAACTGGTAATCATCGATCCTGAAGGCCAACAAGTAAGCGATGTAGTGGCTTTTGGGCATCCGGATGATGCGGAGTATCTGTCTTCCGGCCGTTCCCTTGATTATGCTGCACGACTTTGGCTCACGGCGGGCGATATCCTTTACTCGAACCGCAGCCGGCCCATGCTCACCATAATGGAGGATACCTGCGGTCGACACGACTTTACTCTGACCCCCTGTTCAAAAGAGACATTCGAGATCATATACGGAGAGAGTGAGGGCCGCCCGGGCTGTGAGGGCAATCTGGCAGCGGCACTGGCTCCTTACGACATCAGTGTCGATCGCATCCCTATCGCCTTTAACGTTTTCATGCACGTTTCCATAGATACCACCACAGGATCATTCCGGGTCCTTCCGCCGCTCAGCAAAGCAGGAGATTTCGTTCGCCTACGTGCCGAAATGCCGCTTGTGGTGGCGATTTCCGCCTGTTCCGCTGGACAGTCGAACAATTTCCGTTTCAAGCCAATCGATTATCAGATCGTACGCAACTCAGTATAG
- the gntA gene encoding guanitoxin biosynthesis heme-dependent pre-guanitoxin N-hydroxylase GntA, which translates to MMESTEGSSHIDKNIMPALDLSGSFFELLDDAGYPCVGAKSALARGSIEIHEFGTLGDRDNDGLLIEGLSQFVDMIEADASDKDIVHSYVAIFRGPLDMSELCFESLLWSQLGRIHRLDVLAGNDTAHDVSSDADNPLFSLSMAGHPFFVIGLHAHSSRLARRFSHPVLVFNSHRQFEKLREDGRYWKMQKATRSRDLALQGSLNPNLAEFGAASEARQYSGRKVEAGWRCPIDFREQP; encoded by the coding sequence ATGATGGAATCAACTGAAGGCTCTAGTCATATCGACAAGAACATCATGCCCGCTCTGGATTTGAGCGGGAGTTTCTTTGAGTTGCTTGATGACGCTGGCTATCCCTGCGTGGGGGCCAAGTCCGCTTTAGCGCGCGGCTCTATCGAAATTCATGAGTTCGGTACATTGGGGGACAGAGACAATGACGGTCTACTGATAGAAGGACTTTCTCAATTTGTTGATATGATCGAAGCAGATGCTAGCGATAAGGACATCGTGCATTCCTACGTCGCCATATTCCGTGGGCCACTCGATATGAGCGAGCTTTGTTTTGAGTCCTTGCTGTGGTCGCAGTTGGGGCGAATCCACAGGCTTGACGTTTTGGCTGGAAATGATACTGCTCACGATGTCAGCAGCGATGCTGATAACCCACTATTCAGCTTGAGCATGGCGGGACACCCGTTCTTTGTTATTGGACTGCATGCACATTCGTCGCGACTCGCCAGGAGATTCAGCCATCCGGTGCTGGTGTTCAATTCTCATCGCCAGTTCGAGAAGCTGCGTGAAGACGGGCGCTACTGGAAGATGCAGAAGGCCACTCGATCACGCGATCTCGCACTGCAAGGGTCTCTAAACCCCAACCTGGCGGAGTTCGGTGCTGCAAGTGAGGCCAGACAGTACAGCGGCCGTAAGGTGGAGGCCGGCTGGCGATGCCCAATTGATTTCAGGGAACAGCCGTGA
- a CDS encoding GGDEF domain-containing protein: MASDQTASVPAPPIPEDEVERLEELRSLHILDTAAEERFDRYTQLVADVFDFPVVLVSLIDRDRQWIKSSCGLDLKQTERDVSFCAHAINESGIFIVPDAREDSRFADNRLVTGPPYIRFYAGCSVHGPNGYPLGTLCVIDREPRDFDQRRCDQLRQFAQLVEREICHRHEFDKLRESVEYKAFNDPLTRLPNKRTFIDRLDTLIAVREAEGGHLAVVLFNLGGLRYINQAFGVSTGDELLREVAGRLEGAAPADASPARLGGDEFVLVLPTVDGEAGAVDATLERIRAALSRPYHVGGREHFVNFQVGVSFYPEHGSRSAALLEKACAAIHTREAGVTATARHYSPAHALHVSQRLHMETRMRRGLEAGNFRFEYQPIVSLTDGKMGAVEALMRWDDDEVEDTSPSLFIPLAEQSGLILPLGEWALEEIIGQLSAWCRADESWLVPVTINVSAPQLQQPDFARSLLDRMNAMELEPSLVRIEVTEFSLVLDTDSVRENLLDLNDSGVESVIDDFGTGYCSMEYLRRMPISTLKIDRTFISGIPAERNDVAITRSILAMARSLELGTVAEGVERREQLELLSEEGCDAVQGFLLARPAPPEKIPGYAGKMLV; the protein is encoded by the coding sequence ATGGCTTCGGATCAGACAGCCAGCGTACCCGCCCCGCCCATTCCGGAAGACGAAGTCGAGCGGCTGGAGGAACTGCGCTCCCTCCACATCCTCGACACGGCCGCCGAGGAGCGTTTTGATCGTTACACGCAACTCGTCGCCGATGTGTTCGACTTCCCGGTTGTGCTCGTATCACTCATCGACAGGGATCGCCAGTGGATCAAATCCAGCTGCGGACTTGATTTGAAGCAGACTGAGCGGGATGTGTCGTTCTGCGCTCACGCCATCAATGAAAGCGGCATATTCATCGTGCCGGATGCCCGCGAGGATTCCCGGTTCGCCGACAATCGTTTGGTCACTGGCCCGCCCTACATCCGGTTCTATGCCGGTTGCTCGGTTCACGGGCCGAACGGCTATCCGCTCGGTACGCTGTGTGTCATCGACCGTGAGCCTCGGGATTTCGATCAACGGCGGTGCGATCAGCTGCGCCAGTTCGCCCAGCTGGTCGAGCGTGAAATCTGCCACAGACATGAATTCGATAAGCTCAGGGAGTCGGTCGAGTACAAGGCCTTCAACGATCCACTGACTCGACTGCCGAATAAACGCACGTTTATTGACCGTCTGGACACCCTGATTGCAGTCCGGGAAGCGGAAGGGGGTCACCTGGCCGTCGTGTTGTTCAATCTCGGTGGCTTGCGCTATATCAATCAGGCGTTCGGCGTCTCCACCGGCGATGAGCTGCTGCGCGAGGTCGCCGGTCGCCTGGAGGGGGCTGCCCCCGCTGACGCGAGTCCGGCTCGTCTCGGCGGAGATGAGTTCGTACTTGTCCTGCCGACGGTCGACGGCGAAGCCGGCGCCGTGGATGCGACACTCGAACGCATTCGTGCGGCACTGAGTCGGCCTTACCACGTCGGTGGCCGGGAGCACTTCGTCAACTTCCAGGTTGGCGTTAGTTTCTATCCCGAACATGGCAGCAGGTCGGCCGCATTGCTGGAGAAGGCTTGTGCGGCGATCCACACGCGCGAGGCAGGTGTGACTGCGACCGCAAGGCATTACAGCCCCGCACACGCGTTACACGTTTCACAGCGTTTGCACATGGAAACGCGAATGCGGCGCGGGCTCGAAGCAGGCAATTTCCGTTTCGAGTACCAGCCGATCGTGTCACTTACCGATGGAAAGATGGGGGCGGTCGAAGCGTTGATGCGCTGGGACGACGATGAAGTCGAGGATACCTCTCCATCTTTGTTCATTCCGCTGGCCGAACAGTCGGGGCTGATTCTGCCCCTGGGGGAGTGGGCGCTCGAGGAGATAATTGGTCAGCTCAGCGCCTGGTGCCGGGCCGATGAGAGCTGGCTTGTCCCGGTCACGATCAACGTCTCCGCACCCCAGCTTCAGCAACCAGACTTTGCGCGCAGCCTGCTCGACAGAATGAATGCCATGGAGCTGGAGCCCAGCCTGGTCCGGATCGAGGTGACCGAGTTTTCCCTGGTGCTGGATACTGACAGCGTGCGTGAAAACCTGTTGGATCTGAATGATTCCGGTGTCGAATCCGTGATCGATGATTTTGGCACAGGGTATTGTTCGATGGAGTACTTGCGCAGGATGCCGATCTCCACACTCAAGATCGATCGCACTTTTATCAGCGGAATCCCGGCAGAGCGGAATGACGTGGCCATTACCCGAAGCATTCTGGCCATGGCCCGAAGCCTGGAGCTGGGAACGGTGGCCGAAGGCGTGGAGCGACGCGAGCAGCTCGAGCTTCTAAGCGAGGAAGGCTGTGATGCCGTTCAGGGCTTCCTGCTGGCCCGCCCGGCTCCGCCGGAGAAAATTCCTGGTTATGCTGGAAAGATGCTGGTCTGA
- a CDS encoding alpha/beta hydrolase-fold protein: MNVSITLRFLALMCFAMTAAADDVSDALVIGDTFEIESSVLNETRRINVFTPTVFGEPVKKPLPVLYMPDGGIDEDFLHIAGLLQVLVSNGSMRPFLLVGIENTQRRRDMTGPSDDPEDQAIAEQIGGAAEFRAFIRDELFKEIGKRYYISQERAIIGESLAGLFVVETLLHEPAMFDTYIAVDPSVWWNRYALNETAAKLLEQEQATSRRLFVAASREASSADGFQAFISGLGEPSTGAELIYSAMPEETHATLYHPAALNALRALFPADSED; the protein is encoded by the coding sequence ATGAATGTATCAATCACTCTGCGATTCCTTGCTTTGATGTGCTTTGCCATGACTGCTGCTGCGGACGATGTTTCCGACGCGCTTGTCATCGGTGACACCTTTGAAATTGAGTCCAGCGTCCTGAATGAAACTCGTCGGATCAATGTCTTTACGCCAACAGTATTCGGCGAGCCTGTCAAAAAGCCCTTGCCGGTTCTGTATATGCCCGATGGCGGTATCGATGAGGACTTCTTGCACATTGCCGGGCTGCTCCAGGTACTCGTTTCCAACGGCAGTATGCGGCCCTTTCTGCTGGTCGGGATCGAGAACACGCAGCGTCGTCGCGACATGACCGGGCCGAGCGACGACCCCGAGGATCAGGCGATCGCGGAGCAAATCGGCGGTGCTGCCGAATTCCGGGCATTCATTCGGGATGAATTGTTTAAAGAGATTGGAAAGCGCTATTACATTTCGCAGGAGCGCGCCATCATCGGCGAGTCCCTGGCCGGACTGTTCGTGGTTGAAACCCTGCTGCACGAACCGGCCATGTTCGATACCTATATTGCCGTCGATCCCAGCGTGTGGTGGAACCGTTATGCGCTGAACGAAACCGCTGCGAAGCTGCTTGAACAAGAACAGGCCACCAGCCGACGCTTGTTCGTGGCAGCCAGCCGCGAGGCCAGCAGCGCCGATGGTTTTCAGGCATTCATATCCGGACTCGGTGAGCCATCGACAGGCGCGGAACTGATCTATTCCGCGATGCCCGAAGAGACTCACGCCACGCTGTATCACCCGGCCGCTCTCAATGCCCTGCGCGCTTTGTTTCCTGCCGATAGCGAAGATTGA
- a CDS encoding PA2778 family cysteine peptidase: MRLAVFLTLIAALSGCAGLRLADELDGLPDRANLAGVPFHPQTEYHCGPAALATVLEHGGSTVDYQSLVERVYVPGRRGSLQAEMMAAIRTHGRLAYRLSGQLHDVLAEVSAGRPVLVLENQGLPGRPVWHYAVVVGYDVDRNRILLRSGTERELSMSARRWFSRWERAGRWAVAAIEPGKWPANPDRQRWLTAAADFEATADSELASRVWNQTLKRWPEEPIAWLGLGNTAYTAGHYQNASDAYRQLLELRPDHGPGRFNLAVTLMDSGNPCEAAGILQTLVEDADLSARAQPLLRRAQVGCKAEPAHLPDSD; the protein is encoded by the coding sequence GTGCGGCTCGCCGTTTTTCTCACACTGATCGCCGCCCTATCCGGCTGCGCCGGGCTGCGGCTGGCCGACGAACTCGACGGACTGCCCGACCGCGCCAACCTGGCGGGCGTCCCGTTTCATCCCCAAACCGAGTACCACTGCGGACCGGCGGCACTGGCTACCGTGCTCGAACACGGTGGCTCGACCGTCGACTACCAATCCCTGGTCGAGCGCGTATACGTGCCGGGCCGCAGGGGCAGCCTTCAGGCCGAGATGATGGCGGCAATCCGCACTCATGGGCGTCTCGCCTACCGCTTGTCGGGGCAATTGCACGATGTGCTGGCCGAGGTCTCGGCCGGCCGGCCGGTGCTGGTGCTGGAAAACCAGGGGTTGCCGGGAAGGCCGGTCTGGCACTATGCCGTCGTGGTCGGTTATGACGTTGATCGCAACCGCATACTGCTGCGCTCGGGCACTGAACGGGAACTGTCAATGAGTGCACGACGCTGGTTCAGCCGCTGGGAGCGGGCCGGGCGCTGGGCCGTGGCGGCCATCGAACCGGGAAAATGGCCTGCCAATCCTGATCGGCAGCGCTGGTTGACTGCGGCGGCCGATTTCGAAGCCACCGCCGATAGCGAACTGGCATCGCGGGTCTGGAACCAGACCCTGAAACGCTGGCCGGAAGAGCCAATCGCCTGGCTCGGGCTGGGCAATACAGCCTACACCGCCGGTCACTACCAGAACGCATCAGACGCTTACCGACAATTGCTTGAATTGCGGCCCGATCACGGACCAGGCCGGTTCAACCTGGCGGTGACCTTGATGGACTCAGGCAACCCTTGCGAAGCTGCCGGGATACTCCAGACTCTGGTCGAAGATGCCGATTTGTCGGCTCGTGCCCAACCCTTACTGAGGCGAGCACAAGTCGGCTGCAAGGCCGAGCCTGCCCACCTGCCCGACTCAGACTGA
- a CDS encoding PA2779 family protein — MERKSFRVTFSALIGLLMLPLASFSTHAEIISSQQAMAMESGQILTRVETWLRQEAVVEELAALGVDPEVAALRVAALSPAELEQMAERIEELPAGAGVIEVLGITFLVLLILEFTGVINIFNR, encoded by the coding sequence ATGGAACGCAAGTCTTTCCGTGTAACGTTCTCCGCCCTGATCGGGCTACTCATGCTGCCGCTTGCGTCGTTTTCAACGCACGCTGAGATCATCTCGTCCCAGCAGGCCATGGCCATGGAATCCGGCCAGATCCTGACCCGCGTTGAAACCTGGCTGAGGCAGGAAGCCGTGGTCGAGGAACTGGCAGCCCTGGGTGTCGACCCGGAAGTTGCCGCCCTGCGCGTCGCGGCACTGAGCCCGGCCGAGCTGGAGCAAATGGCCGAGCGTATCGAAGAACTGCCCGCCGGCGCCGGTGTGATCGAGGTCCTGGGTATCACTTTCCTGGTGTTGCTGATCCTCGAATTTACCGGCGTGATCAATATCTTTAACCGCTGA
- a CDS encoding diguanylate cyclase encodes MQLLGSGCLTTFAPHFLLATVLLAVPSIGFPGDDAIDLPPERALAVESYGLDEGLSQSSVISLAEDSNGLLWFGTQEGLHRFDGHRFDVLRRRPGDPESLASSTMDVLAFDPHERLWMGSNDAGVEVIDLASLERWRFAPEQGLSHARVTGLSVLPSGQSAVVATAAGVDRIDLADGSVSNLISRDGLIGLVRPDGADWLVADRRCRLDFSDGRTLRPDLPEAAVCVALTQAPDGTAWLATGRGKLVRIGADGVSVVSALTRSDALEARVSTLYAEADGRLLIGDSKGGVIEWHPDWPLQYSRWRIDIGDSAVLKLYRDSSGVLWIGTYTDGLHRVLPMSETVLAGGRSASLNPVQWPSASVRAIRRDDNRGLLGTDSGLFVQAAGDDEWRQLPALAGVPVRVLATDEPGKAYWLGTHQGLWRWQPPDAPSPVVSADLPDQRITDLAEHEGHLWITTRAGLAVFADGRLRPELVPKALRQRFLTTLQIDERGNIWVGTNEDGVFRFSPGGEIEHFFSGSREQASESIWAIHVDDDQIWLGTFGGGLLQLDRSGEVQRRVTEADGLPNNVIYRILPDREGRLWMSTNNGLGVVDTQSDQVQQVGRRDGLINQEFNAGAAWKDDDGSLYFGGVAGVDSVDSSAFSFDSPPAWPVIDGITVAHRDVGLLEPFAGLDASLPYASELRLDHRQRIFSLRMVALDFNAPSAARLRYRVDGLHDDWVQVNGAQAEFSINYLAPGSYRLRIEAAGRDGKFGNQRMLTMVLVPPWWRHPAAYVFYGLLLIMLLALIVWRVRQNMHNKRRQVNILHRQVAKRTAELENLNEKLHRSNRRLDRATRRDPLTGLSNRRDFLYWVEKQQRGEDRRSRPRLLFLMIDIDDFKQINDRRGHAVGDQVLVAFARRLDNFCRQRDILVRWGGEEFLLVVNDVGPAMGADLAERICRAVAEVPLHTDDGDDLSVTCSVGYAPWPIVASATEPNSWELSADLADRALYAAKEAGKNGWYGLHPGQHARSDNLDQLSPGKPLSDLVERDILKVVSSFAKR; translated from the coding sequence GTGCAGCTACTGGGTTCCGGCTGTCTGACCACCTTTGCGCCCCATTTCTTGCTCGCTACAGTGCTGCTCGCCGTACCCAGCATCGGTTTTCCAGGCGATGACGCCATCGATCTGCCGCCGGAACGGGCGCTGGCGGTCGAATCCTACGGGCTGGATGAGGGGCTGTCGCAGTCGAGCGTGATCAGCCTGGCCGAGGATTCCAACGGGCTGTTGTGGTTCGGCACACAGGAAGGGTTGCACCGTTTCGACGGTCACCGCTTCGATGTGCTGCGTCGCCGGCCGGGTGATCCCGAGAGCCTGGCCAGTTCCACGATGGACGTGCTGGCTTTCGATCCACATGAGCGGCTATGGATGGGCAGCAACGACGCCGGCGTCGAGGTGATCGATCTGGCCAGCCTGGAGCGCTGGCGATTCGCGCCGGAACAGGGGCTTTCTCATGCCCGGGTGACCGGCCTGAGTGTATTGCCATCGGGACAATCTGCCGTGGTGGCTACGGCAGCCGGTGTCGACCGCATCGATCTGGCCGACGGCAGCGTCAGCAACCTGATTTCCCGGGATGGCCTGATCGGGCTCGTCAGGCCCGATGGGGCTGACTGGCTGGTAGCGGACCGGCGTTGCCGGCTCGACTTCAGCGACGGTCGCACGCTGCGCCCGGACTTACCGGAAGCAGCCGTGTGTGTGGCATTGACGCAGGCGCCGGACGGCACGGCGTGGTTGGCGACGGGACGGGGCAAGCTGGTGCGCATCGGGGCGGACGGTGTTTCGGTGGTCTCGGCCCTGACCCGTTCGGATGCGCTCGAAGCCCGGGTTTCGACGCTGTATGCGGAAGCCGACGGCCGCTTGCTGATCGGCGACAGCAAGGGCGGCGTGATCGAATGGCATCCAGATTGGCCATTGCAGTATTCACGCTGGCGAATCGATATCGGCGACAGCGCGGTATTGAAACTCTATCGTGACAGTTCCGGAGTGCTCTGGATCGGCACTTATACCGATGGTCTGCATCGAGTCCTGCCGATGTCCGAAACCGTCCTGGCCGGCGGCCGTTCCGCCTCGCTCAACCCGGTCCAATGGCCATCGGCCAGTGTTCGCGCGATCCGGCGCGATGACAATCGCGGCTTGCTCGGCACCGACAGCGGGCTTTTTGTCCAGGCGGCGGGCGATGACGAATGGCGACAGCTGCCGGCACTTGCCGGCGTCCCCGTTCGCGTTCTCGCCACCGACGAACCCGGCAAGGCCTACTGGCTGGGCACCCACCAGGGCCTGTGGCGTTGGCAGCCACCTGATGCGCCGTCTCCCGTCGTGTCGGCTGACTTGCCCGATCAGCGCATCACCGACCTGGCTGAACACGAAGGTCACCTCTGGATCACTACCCGCGCGGGTCTGGCCGTCTTTGCCGACGGCCGGTTGCGCCCCGAGTTGGTGCCGAAGGCATTGCGCCAGCGCTTCCTGACAACACTGCAGATCGACGAGCGCGGAAACATCTGGGTCGGCACCAATGAAGACGGGGTATTCCGGTTCAGCCCTGGCGGCGAGATCGAGCATTTCTTTTCCGGTTCGCGCGAGCAGGCCAGTGAATCAATCTGGGCGATTCATGTCGATGACGACCAGATCTGGCTGGGCACTTTCGGTGGCGGCCTCTTGCAGCTTGATCGTAGCGGCGAAGTGCAGCGCCGGGTCACAGAGGCCGATGGCCTGCCGAACAATGTTATCTATCGCATCCTCCCGGATCGCGAGGGGCGTCTTTGGATGAGCACCAACAACGGCCTGGGCGTGGTCGACACCCAGAGCGATCAGGTGCAGCAAGTGGGCCGCCGGGATGGGCTGATCAACCAGGAGTTCAATGCCGGGGCGGCGTGGAAGGACGATGACGGATCACTGTATTTTGGCGGCGTAGCCGGGGTCGATTCCGTCGACAGCTCGGCCTTCTCATTCGACAGCCCCCCGGCGTGGCCGGTCATTGACGGGATCACCGTAGCGCATCGCGACGTCGGCTTGCTGGAACCATTCGCCGGGCTCGATGCGTCCTTGCCCTATGCTAGCGAACTCCGCCTGGATCATCGCCAACGTATCTTCTCGCTGCGCATGGTTGCGCTGGATTTCAATGCACCCAGTGCTGCGCGACTGCGCTACCGGGTAGACGGCCTGCATGACGACTGGGTGCAAGTCAACGGCGCCCAAGCGGAATTTTCCATCAATTACCTGGCCCCGGGCAGCTATCGGCTTCGCATCGAAGCAGCCGGCCGGGATGGAAAATTTGGGAACCAGCGCATGTTGACCATGGTGTTGGTACCGCCCTGGTGGCGTCATCCGGCGGCCTATGTGTTTTACGGGCTACTGCTGATAATGCTGCTCGCCTTGATCGTCTGGCGGGTACGCCAGAACATGCATAACAAGCGCAGACAGGTCAACATTCTGCATCGACAGGTCGCCAAGCGCACGGCGGAGCTGGAAAACCTCAACGAGAAACTGCATCGCAGCAACCGAAGGCTGGACCGTGCAACTCGGCGCGATCCATTGACAGGCCTGTCCAACCGGCGCGACTTTCTCTACTGGGTGGAAAAACAGCAGCGCGGGGAGGATCGGCGCTCACGTCCGCGGCTTCTGTTCCTGATGATCGATATTGACGACTTCAAGCAGATCAACGACCGGCGCGGGCATGCCGTGGGCGACCAGGTACTGGTTGCGTTTGCCCGACGACTGGACAACTTCTGCAGGCAGCGCGATATCCTCGTTCGCTGGGGTGGAGAGGAATTTCTGCTGGTGGTCAACGATGTCGGGCCCGCGATGGGCGCTGACCTTGCCGAGCGCATCTGTCGAGCAGTTGCTGAAGTGCCGTTACATACCGATGACGGTGACGATCTCAGCGTAACCTGCAGCGTCGGCTACGCACCCTGGCCGATCGTTGCATCAGCGACAGAGCCAAACAGCTGGGAGCTCAGCGCTGATCTGGCCGACCGTGCCCTGTACGCGGCCAAGGAAGCCGGCAAGAATGGCTGGTACGGCCTGCACCCCGGTCAGCATGCCCGGAGCGACAACCTGGATCAGCTCTCTCCAGGCAAACCATTATCCGATCTGGTCGAGCGAGATATTCTGAAGGTAGTCTCGTCTTTTGCCAAGCGCTGA
- a CDS encoding GlsB/YeaQ/YmgE family stress response membrane protein yields the protein MEGILIWLIVGGIAGWLAGLIVKGGGQGILINIVVGIIGAVLGGWLFGQLGIAIGTGILNAIVTAVVGAVILLLIVGLIRGKS from the coding sequence ATGGAAGGTATTCTGATCTGGCTCATCGTGGGCGGCATTGCCGGCTGGCTGGCAGGGCTCATCGTCAAAGGTGGTGGTCAGGGCATCCTGATCAACATCGTTGTCGGCATCATTGGTGCGGTTCTTGGCGGCTGGCTGTTCGGCCAATTGGGCATTGCCATCGGGACGGGCATACTCAATGCCATTGTCACGGCCGTTGTCGGCGCGGTGATTCTGCTGCTCATCGTAGGTTTGATTCGCGGCAAATCCTGA